In Leptospira kirschneri serovar Cynopteri str. 3522 CT, the sequence ATATTATATAATAATTATCTTTAGTTTTAATATAAAACGCGATCTGTCGAGCGCCAATAGAAGCGAGACGCTGAGTTTGAGAGAGCGTTTTGCTGAGTTTCAAACGCGATCTGTCGAGAGCCATAACCTTACCCACAAGTTGAATAGGATTTTAGAATAAGAAGGCTCAAAAACGCACATTTTTCAAGTGTTCCGACAAGAATGAGTCTTTTTACTTGCAAAAAGCATGTTTTTCTGATAGAGAAAAGTCTTCCGAATTTCTCCACCTCCGCCCCCACCCAAAAATAAGGGTGGGAACTCAGTTTTACAGAGGATTTGTCGTAATTCCCACAGATTTAATATTGAAATCTAAATACTTGTGGGTAAGGTTATGATAGAGAGCGTTTTGCTTTAGTTCAATTTTGATTCTAAAATCCTATCCAACTTATGGATAAGGTTATGGTAGAGAGCATTCTGCTAAGCTCTCTCCGCCTCAATGCTTTCGCGCTGGATTATGCCGAATTCACTTTCGTTAATACACCTTTGAATAATTTCAAAAGATGTAATTTTAACGTGAGTTCGACGTAAAAAAATTAGGAAAAAATTTTCTCAAAATAGGAGTTCCTACATTTCAGAATTTGTTTACAAAATCGCGATTTGTAAGAGTTCCCACAGATTAAGTCACATTATGAATCGTTAAATAGACATTTTTTATTGGTTGGAATTCGTATGAGTTCCCACAAATTATTTTTTACAGAAAAAATCAGGTAATATAAAAACGAATTCCTCCATCTAACTTACGTTAGATAAAAAAAAATTTCATCGAAAATAAACCCCCAAAGGCTTTAATTCTGCGGACAAAACAGGAATCGAAGTCGCCCAAGATCCCAAACGAAAAAACACGTTCCGTTTTGTAGCAATCGGAAATCCTTCTACATCTTGAAAATGAGTCGTAAAGTGCGCACCTTTTGCCCAAGATCCGACAATGTCGGCAGTGTAGTCGTTACGAACCAGAAGCCCTTCAGAATCAAAACGATAGGATTGTTTTCTACAATGAGTGTGAAGATGCTGCGGAAACTCCGCTTCGATTTGAAAATCACCGTTCTCAAGTTCCAATTTTCGAACCGAGTATTCTTTTAGAATAAAAGGAACGCTTACATACTGAGTAGTCGCATAACCGAAAAAATATGAAACATCCAAAGGATTCCAAAATCTATATTTTTTCAAACCACTAAAACTATTCCTATAATTAGGAAATTCAAATTCGGAAGGGCTTTCTTGTGCATTAAAAATTCCTACTTTACCATTTTTGAATATTATTTTTTTTCCGGGATTCGGATAATCCAAAAATTCGGCTACAAATTCTTTAGGAAAAACTCTTACTTTGCCGTGTTTGTCAAAAGTTTTACCAAGCCCTTTCAGAAAAGGAAGTGGACCGCTTAAACTTTGAAAATAAAATTCCACAAAATCCAGACGATTCCACAATTCCCATCCGCCGTAACGATTGACGATTTTTTCAAAAGGATCCATATAAAAAACGAATTTTCATCCTGAAATCCATTCTTTACTTCAAAAATAAATTCTTAAAACTCTTTTTGTGATCTTTAAATTAAAATTCTTATACAAAATTAAAGGAGCTTGTTTTCAAAAACGCTTTTTTCTTGCAGGAGCGAGATAGATGATTTGAGTTGTTTATTAAAGAGTTATGAGGAAAAATCAAGAATGAAAATACTTAAATGGATTTTAGGAATCATCGGAACGTTCGCTCTATTTTTAGTCGTCACCTTTTATGCTGAAACTCCTAAATATGAATACAAATCCGTTCCCTTACATTCCGACTTCAACAGTTATTATCAAGAAAAACTTCAAATGAGTCGGTCTAAAAAAGTAAGACCCGGTAACGAAGAAAAATTAGTGAGATATTCTACGGATAAAACCGATTTCTCAATTCTTTACATCCACGGTTTTGGAGCTTCTCGCGCGGAAGGAGAAGAAGTTACGGATCAACTCGCAAAAGATCTAAAAGCAAATCTTTACTATGTTCGTCTTCCCGGTCATGGAACTAATTTGGAAGATCATAGAGATGCAACTTTTGAAGAAATTTTACAAGACTCCGAAACGGCTTTTTTAGAATCCGAAAAATTAGGTAAAAAAATGATTCTAATTGGAACTAGTATGGGGGGGTTGATTTCTACATACTTAGCAGCCAAATATCCGGAAAAAGTTCACGCTTTAATTCTCGTTTCTCCTTTTTACGATTTTACAAATCCCTTTACTGTCATTTATCAATTTTCTTGGGGTAAAGATTTCGCTCACATAGTAATGGGAAAAATTCGTAAATCTACAGAAGAAGAAAAACGAAATCCAGCCAGTGCTTTCTGGTATAGAGATCAATATCTCGCGGCGGTTCAAAATTTATCGGATTTAAGAGAATTTGTCTTGGAAACCGACCCATTCTCCAAAATTTCCTCTCCTACTCTATTGTTTTACTATTATAAAAATGAAAAAGATCAAGATGTGTCCGCTTCCGTCTCATCTATGTTAAAAGCATTCAAAAAAGTAAATGAAAACGGAAAGGCAAACCCATTGAACAAAGCAGTAAAGGTAGAATTTGGAAATCACGTATTATTTTCCAAATATATGAAAAGCGACAAGGATTTGATTTTAAAAGAAGCAGAAACTTTCATCCAAAATGTTTTTTCTTTAAATAAGAATTTATCCCACAATTGATATCTGTAAATTTTGTGCTAAAACGTCTGTTAACGCGAGTTCGATAGAATCCGATGCGAAAGCCATTGAAGCGTAAAAACCTTAGCAGAACACTCTCAAACTAAAAACCGTCTCACTCCCTAAATGCCGATCCTTAGAGAGAGGCATTCGCTTTAGTTTTCTGGGTCGCCTGGAAACTAAAGCAGAACGCTTTCCTGAATTCAGGTGGATCGTTTTCTATAATAAATTGTAACTTAAGAAGAAATATTGTATTACGTTTCTTTTATACAATTTATTAACTGGAGGTCGGTGACACGCCAGATTCGCCCTATTTTCTTTCTTTGAATTCATAGGATTAAAGTATAAACTGTTAGATTGAATATTTTGCGTTGAAACAGTTTTTTTGCAGTAAAAATTTACGGTACTCAATTCTACTGAACTCAGTAGGATGTAAAAATTACTATAAAATGAATTTTCAATGAGATAAAAGTTCGCCAAACAGCAATTTCATGCAGAAACTGAAGGACGATTATTTTTTCGGGACTTTATAGATCCATAAGATATTTTGCAAAACATCTCTATCTGCCCTCATTACTCAACAAGGGCAGATCGGATTGTTTTATCTTTTCCGTTTTTTAGCAGCCGTTTTTTTCCGAACTACTTTTTTCTTAGCCTTAGCTTTTGGTTTCATTTTAGCTTTTTTAGCGGAAGATTTTTTCTTAGCCGCTTTCTTTTTTGCAGGGCTCTTTTTCTTAGCAGCGACTTTTTTCTTGGCCGCTTTTTTAGGCGCTGCCTTTTTCTTAGCAGGAACCGCGGCGGCGGCGCTCAACGATTTTTCAGCAAAGACCAAAGCGTCCTCGGCCAAGTCTAGCCAGTCTTGTTCAAATTCTGCCGGAATCTGAAGCCAGTCTTTCATGGCTTTATTATTACCGGAAGGATCAAAAAGTTTTGCTCCCGGATAACGAGAAATGATCTCAGCGATCTTTTCCGCTCCGAGTTTGAGCACTAAACTTCCTTCGAAAAAAGTGGCAAAAGGTTTCTCTTCTATATTTAAAGAAGTTAAACCGAACCACTTTCCGGAAGTAACTTCGTTGTGTTTGGATTGAAAGTTATCAGAAAAGGTTTCAAAAAGAAATAGTGACATGCGCCAAGAAGAATCCTTTTCCGTCAGTTTTCAAGAAATAAATCTTTCTTATCAATCTAACCAGAGATTTACGATACTGGCTCCGTAAATTTTAGGAAAGGTCCGAACCATCAACCGGTGAACTAAAATGATTTCTCCATCGGATCCTAGATCCCAAAGAGATCCCCGTAAAAAAACATTCATCCCATGAGTGGCCCCGGATTTTAAAATCCTCCCGGCAAGTGCATATTTAAGCCAGGCCTCTCCTTCCGAAATTCTATGTACATCTTCCGAACGAATATCGGTCGGATTTTTTGAACCGTTATAACCTTTCCAAACCTCGGACATAGCCCCATCCGGAGCCACATAAGAGGGAACGACTACAAAATTCACATTCTGTTTTTTGAATATTTCGTAGACCTCAGGGTACCAAGAGTCTGCACAAACCAAAACCCCTATGTTTCCCGCTGGACTTTGGATAATCTTTAGATTTTTGAGAGTAGAAGCCTCCACAAAGGATTTTTCATCCTCTATAGGATAAATTTTTTCGGGAGAATTTTCAGCCACTCTACCATCCGGTAAAAAAACATAAGAAGCGTTTTTTAAGGCTCCATTTCTAATTTGGATCTTACCTTCTATAACATAAGGTTCCGGAAGAAGAATCGATCCCGCTACAATCGTGATCCTCCATTTTTTTGCCATATTCGAGAACGTGTTCGAATATATGGACAACATCTTTTCCGCCTTCATCCTAAAAAGCGCGTCTCTGATTTTATCCTTTCCTTGTGCTTTGAAAAAATTGAGAATAAAACCTATTGGGTTACTCAAAATAAGAGTTTGCATCGAATCTTCGAGCTTGTCCGACCTAATCACGGAAGTTTTTTCTCCTGCGATCACAAGCCAAGTTCCTAAATATTCCGGAAATACCACGATCGTTTTCGGATTGATGTATCCCTTCTTATTTGCTTCTTCAAGATAAGATTGAATCTTTTTCGAAAAATTGATTTCATTCGAATAATCAATAGGATTCATCCAAGGTTGAATTCCGAGAAGATTTCCTTTTTTTAGATTCTTTCCAAAACTCTCTATCCTTTTCAATTTAGAATCCGGAGTCTGTTCCCAAGTAGAACGGTCTGTATAGGTCCAAATTCCGTAAAATACAAGAATCAAAAAAACAAAATAGAATAAATAACTTCTCTTAAAAAACATATGGCTTAACATTACAAAATCTTAGTTTTATTCCAATAATTTAACACGAGTTTGGCGAATAATTCATTTCCATTAGAGGTTATTTCCACTTTTTTAAGTTTTTTTACTGTACAACTAAAACTTGTGAGAGTTCCCACATTCTAAGTTTTTTAAAACAGATCTTTTATTACTCATAACTATATAATATAATACCTAATATTTTACATAGAATCAACGTTTTGTGATAGAATTAACGGTACTTATTTTTATAAGGATCAGTAACAAACCTTTGGTGGTAGTTCCCACATTTTATCTTTTATAGAAAAATTAGGTTTCACAAGGATAAAAACAAGAATCCGAGCATTCAGATCTATAAAATAGAATATCTAAAATTCTAAGTTAAACAACCGATTGATTTCAAAACTTATAGTCCTCTTCTATAATGTAAGCATTTTTTGATTTTGGCAAAAACCAACATTTTGAATCTAAAATAACGTGAGTAAACGCGAAATAGATCTAAAGACGATTGTTGTATTATGTTTCCTGTATACAATTTATTGACCGGAGTTAAAACCCGGTTCGGCTTGTTTATGACAAGCCGGATTCGGCAAGACTTTATTACACCGAATTTACATTCAATACTACTATAAACACGTCGTATTATAATTCAAAAGACTTATAGATCAAAATCGTATATCCTTCTCTGGATCCCTTTAGATTGATTGTATCCGGAGAAAATAAGCTAAAAATGAATATTTCAGAAAATCAAATTCGAAGTTTGAACGAATCCTTTGATATAGTCAATCTGGATAGAATTAAATTTGCAGAATTATTTTTTATCTATCTCAAAGAGAATCATCCAAAATACGAAAACATATTTTCCAGAATTCAACTGGAAGACGTTAAACATTTTATGAATTCCGCTCGAAATATTTCCCTCTCTAGTGTTCAATACTCACAATTAGAAAAGGCAATCCAAAATTTCGGTGTGGAATGTCTTAAAATCTGTAATCAGGTGGAAGAAATTCCTATTCTTGAAAAAGCCTGGTTATTTGCGTTGGAAGAATGGCTCGGTCCTTGGTATTCTCACGAAGTGGAAAAAAGTTGGCAAGAAGTATTCAAAATGATCCATACTTTTTCTGAAAGTACGCTACAAATAAGCTTTTAGTAT encodes:
- a CDS encoding alpha/beta hydrolase, with amino-acid sequence MKILKWILGIIGTFALFLVVTFYAETPKYEYKSVPLHSDFNSYYQEKLQMSRSKKVRPGNEEKLVRYSTDKTDFSILYIHGFGASRAEGEEVTDQLAKDLKANLYYVRLPGHGTNLEDHRDATFEEILQDSETAFLESEKLGKKMILIGTSMGGLISTYLAAKYPEKVHALILVSPFYDFTNPFTVIYQFSWGKDFAHIVMGKIRKSTEEEKRNPASAFWYRDQYLAAVQNLSDLREFVLETDPFSKISSPTLLFYYYKNEKDQDVSASVSSMLKAFKKVNENGKANPLNKAVKVEFGNHVLFSKYMKSDKDLILKEAETFIQNVFSLNKNLSHN
- a CDS encoding nitrilase-related carbon-nitrogen hydrolase, with the protein product MFFKRSYLFYFVFLILVFYGIWTYTDRSTWEQTPDSKLKRIESFGKNLKKGNLLGIQPWMNPIDYSNEINFSKKIQSYLEEANKKGYINPKTIVVFPEYLGTWLVIAGEKTSVIRSDKLEDSMQTLILSNPIGFILNFFKAQGKDKIRDALFRMKAEKMLSIYSNTFSNMAKKWRITIVAGSILLPEPYVIEGKIQIRNGALKNASYVFLPDGRVAENSPEKIYPIEDEKSFVEASTLKNLKIIQSPAGNIGVLVCADSWYPEVYEIFKKQNVNFVVVPSYVAPDGAMSEVWKGYNGSKNPTDIRSEDVHRISEGEAWLKYALAGRILKSGATHGMNVFLRGSLWDLGSDGEIILVHRLMVRTFPKIYGASIVNLWLD
- a CDS encoding globin, which produces MNISENQIRSLNESFDIVNLDRIKFAELFFIYLKENHPKYENIFSRIQLEDVKHFMNSARNISLSSVQYSQLEKAIQNFGVECLKICNQVEEIPILEKAWLFALEEWLGPWYSHEVEKSWQEVFKMIHTFSESTLQISF